Proteins encoded by one window of Verrucomicrobiota bacterium:
- the aroE gene encoding shikimate dehydrogenase: protein MSANPPEAVYDLGGLQELSARPNQLGVVGWPVRHSISPAMHQAALSALSRTDDRFLDWTYSAFELPPDDLEEAITLFHEKGFRGVNLTVPHKVDVLPFIDEIASEARGMGAVNTVVFEGDRVLGYNTDGYGLEKALEEAFGISLEGREFLILGAGGASRAAVAQCIASGANRVTIANRTIEKAVGIADRFRGSESSCILDAVTPDELGGLIRAGTIVINATSLGLKATDHLPLTVSDLPENCLFFDMIYNPSLTPFLEAGRDRGYPVSNGLGMLVHQGVKSLETWTGRPVDAAVMRAACAEALSTPS from the coding sequence ATGAGCGCGAATCCCCCTGAGGCAGTTTACGATCTCGGGGGGCTTCAAGAACTGTCAGCGCGTCCTAATCAGTTGGGTGTAGTCGGCTGGCCAGTAAGGCATTCGATCAGTCCTGCCATGCATCAAGCGGCATTGTCTGCCCTTAGCAGGACGGACGATAGGTTTTTGGATTGGACCTACAGTGCCTTCGAGTTGCCACCGGACGATCTTGAAGAAGCGATCACTCTTTTCCATGAGAAGGGATTTAGAGGCGTCAACCTAACAGTTCCGCACAAAGTCGATGTCCTTCCCTTCATCGATGAAATCGCTTCTGAGGCTCGAGGAATGGGCGCGGTGAACACAGTCGTTTTCGAAGGGGATCGAGTTCTCGGGTACAACACTGACGGCTATGGTTTGGAGAAGGCATTGGAGGAAGCCTTCGGGATCAGTCTAGAAGGACGCGAATTTCTTATCCTTGGGGCCGGAGGGGCAAGCCGAGCGGCTGTTGCCCAGTGTATTGCTTCTGGGGCAAACAGGGTGACGATTGCCAATCGAACCATTGAAAAGGCAGTTGGAATTGCTGATCGTTTTCGCGGATCTGAATCCAGTTGCATACTTGATGCAGTGACTCCGGATGAGCTGGGAGGGTTGATTCGAGCCGGGACGATAGTAATCAATGCGACCTCGCTTGGGCTCAAGGCTACTGATCACCTTCCATTGACCGTTTCAGACCTTCCAGAGAACTGCTTGTTTTTCGACATGATCTACAATCCCTCCCTTACTCCGTTCTTAGAGGCGGGTCGCGATCGTGGGTATCCAGTGTCGAACGGACTAGGCATGCTCGTGCACCAGGGCGTTAAGTCTCTTGAAACCTGGACAGGAAGACCGGTGGATGCAGCAGTCATGAGAGCCGCTTGCGCGGAAGCACTTTCTACTCCCTCCTAA
- a CDS encoding transglutaminase-like domain-containing protein produces the protein MLTEAKKEALLKLMDDESPTVRRALLQEISNENEEGVGFLQEVARQPGSGVEQFARDILKAMGADDPDGDFVSFIRSLRYELETGCFLLERTVHPHVDWREVSRFLDAVSARCGEFIDPDSSTFEKCKQINLVLFHEYGFEGDVEHFHDPENNFIRSVIERRRGIPISLSIIYLLVADRCRVSLDPIGAPGRFLLASLNEDSPFYIDPFDRGRIRSEDEVRHMLLTRNIEDGAEYLLPSPVGEVICRICRNLVHQYTLKNDLKRARQFAGYIQEFEQAYERESP, from the coding sequence ATGCTTACGGAGGCAAAGAAAGAGGCTCTTCTCAAACTGATGGACGATGAAAGTCCGACAGTCCGCCGCGCTTTGCTTCAGGAGATTTCCAATGAAAATGAGGAGGGTGTTGGATTCTTGCAGGAGGTTGCAAGGCAGCCCGGGAGTGGTGTTGAGCAGTTCGCCCGGGATATCCTAAAAGCGATGGGTGCGGATGATCCGGATGGTGACTTCGTCAGTTTCATCCGTTCACTGCGCTATGAGCTGGAAACAGGATGCTTTCTTTTGGAAAGAACCGTTCACCCACACGTAGACTGGCGAGAGGTATCACGGTTTCTTGATGCTGTGTCCGCGCGTTGCGGTGAGTTTATCGATCCCGACTCCTCCACTTTCGAGAAATGCAAGCAGATCAATTTGGTTCTGTTTCACGAGTATGGGTTCGAGGGTGACGTGGAGCATTTCCATGACCCTGAGAACAACTTTATTCGCTCGGTGATTGAAAGGCGGCGGGGAATTCCCATTTCTCTGAGCATCATTTATCTTCTCGTCGCAGACCGGTGTCGGGTTTCCCTCGATCCTATCGGTGCCCCAGGCCGCTTCTTGTTGGCCAGCCTGAATGAGGACTCTCCTTTCTATATCGATCCTTTTGACCGGGGTCGGATTCGATCCGAGGATGAGGTCCGCCACATGCTTCTTACAAGAAACATTGAGGACGGGGCGGAATACCTGCTTCCGTCGCCAGTTGGCGAGGTGATTTGCCGAATTTGCCGCAATCTGGTTCATCAATACACGCTCAAAAACGATCTGAAAAGAGCCCGTCAATTTGCGGGTTACATTCAGGAATTCGAGCAGGCTTATGAGCGCGAATCCCCCTGA
- the rpiB gene encoding ribose 5-phosphate isomerase B codes for MKFSLGTDHAGVAHKEALKRHLENAGHEVVDFGTNSIEAVDYPDFIRPAAEAVASGQVDLGIVFGGSGNGEAITANKVKGIRCALCWNVETGRLAKQHNNANVLSFGARQTTINDVLAITDAWLSSDFEGGRHERRINKIEPEG; via the coding sequence ATGAAATTTTCGCTTGGGACAGACCATGCCGGCGTAGCGCACAAAGAAGCTCTAAAGAGACACCTTGAGAATGCAGGCCACGAGGTAGTTGACTTTGGGACCAATTCAATTGAGGCAGTGGACTACCCTGACTTCATTCGGCCAGCAGCGGAAGCGGTCGCAAGCGGACAAGTTGACCTTGGTATTGTTTTTGGAGGTAGCGGGAACGGAGAAGCAATCACTGCGAATAAAGTGAAAGGGATCCGTTGTGCTTTGTGTTGGAACGTTGAAACCGGGCGTCTCGCGAAACAGCACAACAATGCAAATGTTCTTTCATTTGGTGCGAGGCAAACCACGATCAATGACGTCCTCGCAATTACCGATGCCTGGCTTTCTTCTGATTTCGAAGGTGGGAGACACGAACGGAGAATCAACAAGATCGAGCCCGAGGGGTGA
- the dapF gene encoding diaminopimelate epimerase, with translation MGLLLQKYHALGNDYLVLDPNHGELPDEETVREICHRNFGVGSDGILEGPLPSSKADFRLRIINPDGSEAEKSGNGLRIFCRFLFDRGEVSETPFTIETMGGVVAACVHDPSDRIEVEMGRVSFSSSDIPVEGGERDVLEEEIEIDGQKVNFCAATIGNPHCVVLRENVSAAEAVELGPKLEVHPIFPNRTNVQFLQVIDRKNIRLEIWERGAGYTLASGSSSSAAASVAKKLGLIDSNVTVHMPGGTLELSLSEDFSVTMIGPVRYIGETVWFGDRKR, from the coding sequence GTGGGGCTATTGCTGCAAAAATACCATGCTCTCGGGAACGACTATCTTGTTCTGGACCCGAATCATGGTGAGCTGCCAGATGAGGAGACGGTCCGAGAAATCTGCCACCGTAACTTCGGTGTAGGTTCGGATGGAATTTTGGAAGGTCCATTACCCTCATCAAAGGCCGATTTCCGGCTGCGGATCATCAACCCGGATGGAAGCGAGGCAGAAAAGAGTGGTAATGGACTAAGAATATTCTGCCGTTTTCTGTTCGATAGGGGAGAGGTGAGCGAAACGCCTTTTACTATCGAAACAATGGGTGGCGTCGTGGCAGCTTGCGTCCACGATCCCTCTGACCGAATCGAAGTCGAAATGGGTCGAGTGTCGTTTTCCAGTTCGGACATTCCGGTTGAGGGTGGTGAAAGGGATGTGTTGGAAGAGGAGATCGAGATTGATGGCCAGAAGGTGAACTTCTGTGCTGCAACGATCGGCAATCCTCATTGTGTCGTTTTGCGGGAAAACGTATCAGCCGCTGAGGCAGTTGAACTCGGTCCAAAATTGGAGGTCCATCCGATCTTTCCCAATCGCACAAACGTTCAGTTCCTCCAGGTGATTGATAGGAAAAACATTCGACTGGAGATTTGGGAAAGGGGAGCGGGATATACACTTGCTTCGGGAAGTAGCTCCAGTGCTGCCGCCTCGGTTGCGAAGAAGTTGGGTCTGATAGACTCAAATGTGACTGTCCACATGCCCGGTGGAACTCTGGAACTGTCTCTCAGCGAAGACTTCAGCGTGACCATGATCGGTCCCGTTCGCTACATCGGAGAGACTGTTTGGTTCGGAGACAGAAAGAGGTAG
- a CDS encoding thioesterase family protein — protein sequence MIRSKTLVRVRYAETDMMGIVYHSRYFPWFECARIEMLDDLGVSYREMETLGVRLPVVEVNCRYRQPAYFDDRIVIDAEVRELPKARLEVFYNVLREDETLLCEGRTLHGFMDLNNRPCRPPAVVQAAFVRAFQSQT from the coding sequence GTGATCCGATCAAAGACTCTCGTTCGCGTGCGCTACGCGGAGACGGATATGATGGGGATCGTGTACCACAGTCGCTACTTCCCTTGGTTCGAGTGCGCCCGTATTGAAATGTTGGATGATCTGGGAGTCTCCTATCGCGAGATGGAGACGTTAGGCGTACGGTTGCCAGTAGTAGAAGTGAATTGTCGATACCGCCAGCCGGCCTACTTCGATGATCGTATCGTCATCGATGCAGAGGTAAGGGAGCTTCCAAAGGCACGGTTAGAAGTCTTCTACAACGTTCTTCGCGAAGATGAAACTTTGCTGTGTGAAGGTAGAACCCTTCACGGCTTTATGGACTTAAACAACCGTCCGTGCAGGCCCCCTGCAGTAGTCCAAGCAGCCTTCGTCCGCGCTTTTCAAAGCCAAACGTAG
- a CDS encoding ATP-dependent Clp protease proteolytic subunit, with product MDTEKNKDEESKEKAGGLGDLVQKRFLKDRKIFLWGEVSDESAKEMTEKLLFLEAEKPGEEIRFYINTPGGSITAGMAVYDTMKLISSPVTVIVTGMAASMGSILLSGAEKGRRLIYPHGRVLIHQPLISGRFIAPAVDINIQAQEMERVRDELNKILAEASGKKLSEIEKDTDRDFYLTAEEAIEYGLVDKIVEAI from the coding sequence ATGGATACTGAGAAGAACAAAGACGAGGAAAGTAAGGAAAAGGCCGGCGGCTTGGGCGATTTGGTTCAAAAGCGCTTCCTGAAGGATCGAAAAATATTTCTTTGGGGAGAGGTTTCTGACGAGTCTGCCAAGGAAATGACCGAGAAGCTCTTGTTCCTGGAAGCGGAGAAGCCTGGTGAGGAAATCCGGTTTTACATCAACACTCCCGGTGGATCGATCACTGCCGGGATGGCGGTTTACGACACGATGAAACTCATCTCGAGTCCGGTAACCGTGATCGTGACGGGAATGGCAGCGAGCATGGGGTCAATTCTGCTTTCGGGTGCGGAAAAAGGGCGTCGGTTGATTTACCCGCACGGAAGAGTATTGATCCATCAGCCGTTGATCAGTGGTCGTTTTATCGCTCCGGCAGTCGACATCAACATCCAGGCGCAGGAGATGGAGAGAGTGCGCGACGAGTTGAACAAGATCCTTGCTGAAGCTTCTGGAAAGAAACTGTCTGAGATTGAAAAGGATACAGACAGAGACTTTTACCTTACCGCTGAAGAGGCAATAGAGTACGGGTTAGTAGATAAAATTGTAGAGGCGATCTAG
- the ffh gene encoding signal recognition particle protein, giving the protein MFESLTDRMSRALRNIRGVGRLTEDNMAEALKEVRSALLSADVHFKVAREFVERVKAKSEGVEVTKSITPGQQIVKIINDELVDLLGSDSAELTSARPLRILMVGLHGSGKTTTTAKLAKLLQKKGMTPGVVACDVYRPAAIDQIETLGSEGGFPVYAERDNQKVVKIAKNGEKALLSEGCDAVIFDTAGRLQIEDDLIGEIRDLKGQIKPEEVFLVADSALGQEAVNVSKTFHEATPLTGIVLTKLDGDARGGAALSMKSLTGVPITFVGTGEKMDAIEPFYPDRMASRILGMGDVVSLVEKAQENVDQDEAERMAKKLRKADFNLDDMLSQMRQVKKMGSLGSIMKMLPGMNGVEIGDDENAKMARTEAILLSMTPKERASPNLINGRRRMRIANGSGTHVKDVNQLLKQFGQMRKMMRKMKGKDPQKMMRQMGGAPGGGLPGGFPGR; this is encoded by the coding sequence ATGTTCGAAAGCCTAACCGACCGAATGAGCCGTGCTCTCCGAAATATCCGGGGGGTCGGTAGATTAACGGAAGACAATATGGCAGAGGCCCTCAAAGAAGTCCGCTCTGCCCTACTCTCGGCGGACGTTCACTTTAAAGTCGCCCGTGAGTTCGTCGAACGGGTAAAGGCGAAAAGTGAAGGAGTTGAAGTCACCAAATCGATTACTCCCGGTCAGCAGATCGTAAAGATCATCAATGACGAACTGGTGGATCTCCTGGGAAGTGATTCGGCCGAGCTGACTTCCGCTCGCCCTCTTCGGATTTTAATGGTGGGTCTTCACGGCTCGGGTAAAACCACAACAACAGCAAAGCTTGCCAAACTCCTTCAGAAGAAAGGAATGACTCCTGGAGTAGTCGCTTGTGACGTCTATCGCCCGGCCGCGATCGACCAAATCGAGACTCTAGGTTCAGAGGGTGGTTTTCCCGTTTACGCGGAGAGGGATAACCAGAAAGTGGTCAAAATCGCAAAGAACGGCGAAAAGGCTCTTTTGTCTGAAGGATGTGACGCTGTCATTTTCGATACGGCTGGAAGACTTCAAATTGAAGATGACTTGATTGGTGAGATTCGGGACTTGAAAGGGCAAATCAAACCAGAGGAAGTCTTTCTGGTTGCAGATAGCGCCCTCGGACAGGAAGCCGTAAATGTCTCGAAGACTTTTCATGAGGCGACTCCGCTGACGGGTATCGTCCTAACCAAATTGGATGGCGACGCTCGAGGCGGGGCAGCTCTATCCATGAAAAGTCTTACCGGCGTTCCGATCACCTTTGTGGGAACAGGGGAAAAAATGGACGCAATCGAACCGTTCTACCCCGACCGAATGGCGTCCCGTATTCTCGGTATGGGAGATGTCGTCTCTTTGGTCGAGAAGGCACAGGAGAACGTCGACCAAGACGAGGCAGAAAGAATGGCGAAGAAGCTGCGGAAGGCAGACTTCAATTTGGATGATATGCTTTCCCAAATGCGTCAGGTTAAGAAAATGGGCTCGCTCGGCTCGATTATGAAGATGTTACCAGGGATGAACGGAGTTGAGATTGGAGACGACGAAAACGCGAAAATGGCCCGCACTGAGGCTATCCTCCTTTCGATGACCCCCAAAGAACGGGCTTCTCCAAACTTGATCAACGGACGACGCCGGATGCGAATCGCAAACGGTTCAGGCACTCACGTCAAAGACGTAAACCAGCTCCTCAAGCAATTCGGACAGATGCGGAAAATGATGAGAAAAATGAAAGGCAAGGATCCTCAAAAGATGATGCGCCAGATGGGTGGTGCTCCAGGCGGTGGTCTACCTGGTGGGTTCCCGGGAAGGTAA
- a CDS encoding 1,4-dihydroxy-2-naphthoate polyprenyltransferase — translation MDHSFANWILAARLQTLPAAITPVIVGSAIAQSENSFSLAPAILCAVFAVLVQVGTNFANDYYDWKQGADNEERKGPTRLVAAGLIAPHTMKRAAFATLAISFLIGLSLVYWGGYWLVFIGIVSVVSAVGYTAQPIALGYRGLGDIFVITFFGLVAVSFTAYVQLGYFPPEGWFVGLSIGLLTNNLLVVNNYRDRETDKAAGKKTLIVRFGPGIGEHLVLASLISGLLVSLGFAFINGYWFTLPAILGLYPVYTVWKRLPRALRRSGFSVLLKKSSTGLFLFGILLSIGLVVS, via the coding sequence ATGGATCATTCATTTGCCAATTGGATTCTTGCAGCCCGCCTGCAGACGCTCCCAGCTGCCATAACCCCTGTCATTGTTGGTTCCGCGATCGCTCAGAGCGAAAACTCCTTTTCGTTGGCACCGGCAATTCTCTGCGCTGTGTTTGCAGTGTTGGTTCAAGTGGGAACGAATTTTGCCAATGACTACTATGACTGGAAGCAAGGTGCGGACAACGAAGAGCGAAAAGGACCAACCCGATTGGTAGCAGCGGGATTAATTGCTCCTCATACCATGAAACGAGCAGCTTTTGCGACATTGGCTATTTCATTTCTAATTGGACTATCCCTAGTCTACTGGGGTGGTTATTGGCTCGTTTTCATTGGAATTGTAAGCGTAGTTTCCGCCGTTGGATATACGGCTCAGCCAATTGCCCTGGGATACAGAGGACTCGGGGATATTTTCGTCATAACCTTTTTTGGCCTTGTCGCAGTTTCATTTACCGCCTACGTGCAGCTCGGCTATTTTCCACCAGAGGGATGGTTTGTTGGACTATCCATCGGGCTTCTGACGAACAACTTACTGGTCGTGAATAACTACAGGGACCGGGAAACGGACAAGGCAGCAGGCAAGAAGACGCTGATCGTTCGTTTCGGCCCAGGGATCGGCGAACACCTCGTTCTCGCGAGCTTGATCAGCGGTCTTCTCGTATCCCTTGGTTTTGCATTTATCAACGGCTATTGGTTCACCCTCCCTGCAATTCTCGGTCTCTATCCAGTCTACACCGTATGGAAACGCCTTCCAAGAGCCCTCCGGCGATCAGGGTTCTCGGTTCTCCTAAAAAAATCGTCCACCGGGCTTTTCCTGTTCGGAATTTTGCTCTCAATCGGACTGGTTGTTTCCTGA
- a CDS encoding NAD(P)/FAD-dependent oxidoreductase: MGEREKKSILVLGGGFGGMEFCNRFSGENTKIMLVDHKNHHLFQPLLYQVATCGLAGPQIAQPLRGIFQKKEHVETYLDEIESISLDENKAEGKKRTYEYDFLILALGAQTSFFGNDQWEKHTYGLKTLQDAVRIRSHVLKCFEMAEMEADEARRKRLMTFLVVGGGPTGVEMAGALAELGKNALRKNFRHIDPSQIQVILIEGTDRILGNYSESLSRKATKQIESLGVEVRCGNNVTDVRRHELDVGNETIHAETIVWGAGVQAVPLTRQLGVPVDRAGRVKVLPDCSIPGYPNTFAIGDLAHLEDAKGNIVPGVSPAAMQTARHVAKIIEEEIKAGTPKSPEKRKAFVYFNKGNMATIGRSKAIAEIGKLKFSGFPAWLAWLFVHLVFLIGFRNRILVLIDWFYSYATYRRGARVIFE, encoded by the coding sequence ATGGGAGAAAGAGAAAAGAAAAGCATACTTGTGCTGGGTGGTGGTTTCGGAGGCATGGAATTTTGCAACCGCTTCTCGGGCGAGAACACAAAGATCATGCTGGTGGACCATAAGAACCATCATTTGTTTCAACCGCTGCTCTATCAAGTAGCTACCTGCGGTCTTGCTGGACCGCAGATCGCCCAGCCTCTTCGGGGAATTTTTCAGAAGAAGGAGCATGTCGAAACCTACTTGGATGAGATAGAGTCGATCTCTTTGGACGAAAACAAAGCCGAAGGGAAGAAGCGAACCTACGAATATGACTTCTTGATTCTCGCTCTTGGAGCGCAGACCAGTTTTTTCGGAAACGACCAATGGGAAAAACACACCTACGGTCTCAAGACGCTCCAAGACGCGGTTCGAATTCGTAGTCATGTTCTAAAGTGTTTCGAAATGGCGGAAATGGAAGCCGACGAAGCTCGCAGAAAACGACTAATGACATTTTTGGTGGTTGGCGGTGGTCCTACTGGAGTTGAAATGGCAGGCGCACTCGCCGAACTGGGAAAAAATGCTCTGCGAAAAAACTTTCGCCACATCGATCCATCACAGATTCAAGTGATACTCATTGAAGGAACAGATCGAATTCTAGGGAACTACAGCGAATCCCTCTCGCGGAAGGCCACGAAGCAGATCGAAAGTCTCGGAGTTGAAGTGCGGTGTGGGAACAACGTTACCGATGTGCGGAGACACGAGTTGGATGTCGGCAATGAAACCATCCACGCTGAGACGATCGTCTGGGGTGCGGGCGTGCAAGCGGTTCCCCTTACGCGGCAGTTAGGAGTTCCAGTGGACCGCGCTGGTAGGGTCAAAGTGCTACCAGATTGCTCAATACCAGGCTACCCAAATACATTTGCTATAGGAGACCTAGCCCATCTTGAAGATGCGAAAGGGAACATCGTCCCAGGGGTATCGCCCGCTGCGATGCAGACTGCCAGGCATGTCGCTAAAATTATTGAGGAGGAGATAAAAGCGGGCACGCCGAAGAGTCCGGAGAAGCGCAAAGCGTTCGTTTACTTCAACAAGGGAAACATGGCGACTATCGGTCGCTCAAAAGCGATTGCGGAGATTGGAAAACTAAAGTTCTCCGGTTTTCCCGCCTGGCTTGCCTGGCTTTTCGTTCACCTGGTCTTCCTGATCGGCTTCCGCAATCGTATTCTCGTCCTTATCGACTGGTTTTACAGCTACGCCACTTACCGCAGGGGAGCGCGCGTCATTTTTGAGTGA
- the lipA gene encoding lipoyl synthase encodes MTRSMLTETRPKWLKGRLPSGPGFDEVKNNVEKNNLHTVCSSAQCPNMGECWSRGTATLMILGNVCTRACSFCAIQTGRPTELDIGEPARVAESVRRMGLKHCVITSVARDDLKDGGASIWAATVRAIRYKNPNTAVEILTADFRGRAEHLDIVLDAEPDIFNHNLETVERLQRPIRRTARYDRSLWCLKHAESRGFVTKSGIMLGIGEKEDEIKTVMRDILDAGVKILTIGQYLSPSPKHAPVDRWVRPEEFEEWKAFGMEIGYDFVESGPLVRSSYHADEQSAKFSARRQELAASA; translated from the coding sequence ATAACTCGTTCAATGCTAACCGAAACGCGTCCAAAATGGCTCAAAGGTCGCCTCCCGAGCGGACCCGGGTTTGACGAGGTCAAGAACAACGTCGAGAAAAACAACCTTCATACCGTCTGCAGTAGTGCCCAATGTCCAAACATGGGAGAGTGCTGGTCCAGGGGAACAGCCACCCTAATGATTCTAGGTAACGTCTGCACGCGAGCCTGTTCTTTTTGTGCAATTCAGACCGGCCGCCCCACAGAGCTGGACATTGGCGAACCTGCAAGAGTGGCTGAGTCGGTTCGGAGAATGGGCTTAAAACACTGTGTGATCACGTCGGTTGCGCGGGATGATTTGAAGGATGGAGGAGCGTCTATCTGGGCAGCAACGGTTCGGGCCATCCGATATAAAAACCCTAATACCGCTGTCGAAATCCTAACTGCAGATTTCCGTGGCAGAGCCGAACACCTCGACATCGTGCTCGATGCTGAACCCGACATTTTCAATCACAATCTAGAGACGGTGGAGCGACTTCAGAGGCCCATTCGAAGAACCGCCCGTTATGACCGTTCTCTTTGGTGCCTAAAGCATGCAGAATCCCGTGGATTTGTCACAAAGTCTGGGATCATGCTTGGAATTGGAGAAAAAGAAGACGAAATCAAAACGGTTATGCGCGATATCCTCGACGCAGGGGTCAAGATCCTGACGATTGGCCAATATCTATCTCCGTCTCCCAAACACGCACCCGTCGACCGTTGGGTTAGGCCCGAGGAGTTTGAAGAATGGAAGGCTTTCGGGATGGAAATTGGATACGACTTCGTGGAATCCGGGCCACTCGTTCGCTCCTCCTACCACGCAGATGAGCAGTCGGCAAAGTTCAGCGCTCGACGCCAGGAGTTGGCAGCTAGTGCGTAG
- a CDS encoding A/G-specific adenine glycosylase, whose protein sequence is MLKSKDSSNRFHEIDWSAASEDLSRWFAVNARVLPWRSERSVYRTVVSEFMLQQTRVITVLPYFDRWTKSFPDFETLACAEEGEVLQHWQGLGYYSRARNLHRLSKRVAADGIPETREGWKSLPGIGDYTSAAIMSIALGVPEAVVDGNVVRVLARLTADDTPWKSAGDAVRSFQSLADGFLNPDHPGSHNESVMELGALVCTPRTPLCTVCPLVSHCRGAASGLASSLPRIKKASKVKKTVRRAWIFRRGKVLLRRVPANAKRLAGMVELPRLDTLPQRWNPLKEPFAKKKRGIGNELITEWFYRVENCPDLILPEGSDLFWRDTSCLNKEAISGPHRKWISEFLEGGIDDR, encoded by the coding sequence GTGCTGAAGTCGAAAGACTCCTCGAATCGTTTTCATGAGATCGATTGGTCTGCCGCTTCGGAGGACCTGTCTCGGTGGTTTGCAGTAAACGCAAGGGTCCTGCCTTGGCGATCCGAGCGGTCGGTCTACCGCACAGTCGTATCCGAGTTTATGCTTCAGCAAACCAGGGTAATCACCGTTTTGCCTTACTTTGACCGCTGGACGAAATCTTTCCCCGACTTTGAGACTCTTGCCTGCGCTGAAGAAGGGGAGGTCCTCCAACACTGGCAAGGCTTGGGGTACTATTCGAGGGCTCGGAATCTCCATAGACTTTCCAAGCGAGTGGCTGCCGACGGTATCCCCGAGACCAGAGAAGGCTGGAAGTCTTTACCGGGAATCGGCGACTACACCTCTGCAGCCATTATGAGTATTGCGCTGGGCGTTCCAGAAGCAGTAGTCGACGGAAACGTGGTACGTGTCTTGGCTCGACTAACGGCTGACGATACTCCCTGGAAATCAGCAGGCGATGCTGTCCGCAGCTTTCAGTCCTTAGCGGACGGATTTTTGAATCCTGATCACCCGGGTTCTCATAATGAAAGTGTGATGGAATTGGGGGCTTTGGTGTGTACACCCCGAACTCCTCTCTGCACGGTTTGCCCGCTCGTTTCGCATTGCCGTGGAGCCGCTTCAGGCTTGGCAAGTTCCCTGCCAAGGATCAAGAAAGCATCCAAAGTCAAAAAAACCGTCCGCAGAGCGTGGATCTTTAGGAGGGGAAAGGTTCTACTTCGTCGTGTTCCCGCAAACGCGAAGAGACTTGCAGGGATGGTAGAGTTGCCTCGACTTGATACGCTCCCACAACGTTGGAATCCTCTCAAGGAACCTTTTGCTAAGAAAAAGCGTGGGATAGGAAATGAGTTGATTACAGAATGGTTCTACCGAGTTGAAAATTGTCCGGATTTGATACTGCCTGAAGGTTCGGATCTATTCTGGAGAGATACTTCCTGCTTAAATAAAGAGGCGATTTCAGGGCCTCATCGGAAATGGATTTCGGAGTTTCTGGAAGGTGGTATTGACGACCGCTGA